In one Elusimicrobiales bacterium genomic region, the following are encoded:
- a CDS encoding nucleoside deaminase, with protein sequence MKKHLKFMKEAIKEARKGLREGGIPIGAVLVKGGRIIGRGHNRRVQKKSAILHAEMDCLENAGRLPAKDYKKCAIYSTLSPCDMCTGAILLYKIPTVVIGENKTFKGPEAWSKKRGVRLINLDLPECRDIMAGFIREKPQLWNEDIGK encoded by the coding sequence ATGAAAAAACACCTTAAATTCATGAAAGAGGCAATCAAAGAGGCGCGCAAAGGCCTGCGCGAGGGGGGCATCCCCATAGGCGCGGTGCTGGTCAAGGGCGGCAGGATAATAGGGCGCGGGCATAACCGCCGCGTCCAGAAAAAATCCGCCATTCTGCACGCCGAGATGGACTGCCTTGAAAACGCGGGCCGGCTGCCGGCGAAAGACTATAAGAAATGCGCGATTTATTCCACGCTTTCGCCCTGCGACATGTGCACCGGCGCCATACTGCTCTACAAAATCCCGACCGTGGTGATAGGCGAGAACAAAACCTTCAAAGGCCCCGAAGCCTGGTCAAAAAAGCGCGGCGTCAGGCTGATAAACCTGGACCTGCCGGAGTGCAGGGACATTATGGCCGGTTTCATCCGGGAAAAGCCGCAGCTCTGGAACGAGGATATAGGAAAATAG
- a CDS encoding DUF1207 domain-containing protein, whose product MSAIFRVAKVLAILCCLAPLAARTGRAAELGWLPPGRIFQPLEADPTYPAFSARYSAAAREGWRAQANMGGEFAIAGLETENGSSPRLGIAGGVAARFDVSRVTNDFEIADFTLAFPLDWRAGPVALRAMYWHTSSHIGDDYIISNALSPSQLSKHVTDDLRLLASVNPARFLRIYGGGGWALNQIPHVQKRWRAQFGAEARTQGKNSLFAAFDLQSLQSNGWNPSFNARAGARRAGKDTAVSAFCEFSSGRLPYLGFSTLSQTIWSLGLGFEL is encoded by the coding sequence TTGTCCGCAATTTTCAGGGTTGCGAAAGTCCTTGCAATCCTGTGCTGCCTTGCGCCGCTGGCGGCGCGGACGGGCCGCGCGGCGGAGCTGGGCTGGCTTCCCCCCGGCAGGATTTTCCAGCCGCTTGAGGCGGACCCGACATACCCCGCATTCTCGGCCAGATATTCCGCCGCCGCGCGCGAGGGCTGGCGCGCCCAGGCCAATATGGGAGGCGAGTTCGCCATAGCGGGGCTGGAGACGGAAAACGGCTCCTCCCCGCGGCTGGGCATAGCGGGGGGCGTGGCGGCGCGCTTTGACGTCTCCCGTGTCACCAACGATTTTGAAATAGCCGATTTCACGCTTGCCTTCCCGCTGGACTGGCGCGCCGGTCCGGTTGCGCTGCGCGCCATGTACTGGCACACAAGCTCGCACATCGGGGACGATTACATCATAAGCAACGCGCTTTCCCCCTCGCAGCTTTCAAAGCATGTTACAGACGACTTGCGGCTGCTGGCCTCCGTCAATCCGGCGCGGTTTCTGCGGATATACGGCGGCGGCGGCTGGGCGCTGAACCAGATACCCCATGTGCAGAAACGCTGGCGCGCCCAGTTCGGGGCCGAGGCGCGCACGCAGGGGAAAAACTCGCTTTTCGCGGCTTTTGATTTGCAGTCATTGCAAAGTAACGGCTGGAACCCGTCTTTCAACGCGCGGGCCGGCGCGCGCCGGGCGGGGAAGGACACCGCGGTTTCGGCCTTCTGCGAATTTTCTTCCGGGCGGCTGCCGTACCTGGGGTTTTCCACGCTGAGCCAGACCATCTGGTCGCTGGGCCTGGGCTTTGAGTTGTGA
- a CDS encoding AMP-binding protein: MREITTLYQALLHRATLSPDSEALIEENRRWTYHELLMASDRAADMFWQLGLRKGDKAAIVLRNCAEFLIAQFALARIGAASVPVNFMITRRGEIEFILKDSGAKAAVTSSEFAAPYLELAGAAGEFCHVLAIDSPPRHALDFWHKVKTAPHHHDINRLEVLPDDTATLLYTSGTTGHPKGVILTHKNLLSNTRSAAHTFHVDKTDVFLCLLPLFHTFAFTVTALIPLLTGGKTVITPRIAPAKPWLYTMGREGVSIMVGVPQIFSVIAKEARGLARLYMQHWAFRRVRCCFSGAAPLSAAVHKHFEDTLGISLFEGYGLTETAPIVSANHPHGRKRGSVGRPVPGVQVKIVDEAERTLPHDREGEICVRGPNVTRGYHGNRQATKEMLTADGWFKTGDIGLLDGEGFLFIRDRKKDMIIVKGLKVYPAQVEAVAHEHPAVAEAAVIGVPDEYGEELIKCFVTIKPGAPADKHDILKFLRSRLDPYKRPRDVEILEAMPKNTLNKILKRDLRRREAEKLNSFGAA; the protein is encoded by the coding sequence ATGAGGGAAATCACCACACTGTACCAGGCGCTTCTTCACAGGGCGACGCTTTCGCCGGATTCCGAGGCGCTTATAGAGGAAAACCGCCGCTGGACCTATCATGAGCTGCTGATGGCCTCGGACCGCGCGGCGGATATGTTCTGGCAGCTCGGCCTCCGCAAAGGCGACAAGGCCGCCATTGTCCTGCGCAACTGCGCGGAATTCCTGATAGCCCAGTTCGCGCTGGCCAGAATTGGCGCGGCGTCCGTGCCGGTGAATTTCATGATAACCCGCCGCGGCGAAATTGAATTTATCCTTAAAGACAGCGGCGCGAAAGCGGCGGTAACCTCCTCGGAATTCGCGGCGCCGTATCTTGAACTGGCGGGCGCTGCGGGGGAATTCTGCCATGTGCTGGCCATAGACTCGCCGCCGCGCCACGCGCTGGATTTCTGGCACAAGGTGAAAACCGCGCCCCATCACCACGACATCAACCGGCTTGAGGTCCTGCCGGACGACACGGCAACCCTGCTCTACACCTCCGGCACCACGGGACATCCCAAGGGCGTCATTCTGACGCATAAAAATCTGCTCAGCAACACCCGCTCCGCAGCGCATACCTTTCATGTGGACAAAACCGACGTTTTCCTTTGCCTGCTGCCGCTGTTCCACACCTTCGCGTTCACGGTTACCGCGCTGATTCCGCTGCTTACCGGAGGCAAAACCGTGATAACGCCGCGCATAGCCCCGGCCAAGCCCTGGCTTTACACGATGGGAAGGGAAGGCGTGTCCATAATGGTGGGCGTGCCGCAGATATTTTCGGTTATCGCCAAAGAGGCCAGGGGCCTGGCCAGGCTCTACATGCAGCATTGGGCTTTCCGGCGGGTGCGCTGCTGCTTTTCCGGCGCGGCGCCTTTAAGCGCGGCGGTGCACAAACATTTTGAAGACACACTGGGCATAAGCCTGTTTGAAGGCTACGGGCTTACGGAAACGGCCCCCATAGTCTCCGCCAACCATCCGCACGGGAGAAAGCGCGGCTCGGTCGGCAGGCCGGTGCCGGGCGTGCAGGTGAAAATCGTTGACGAGGCGGAACGGACTCTTCCCCATGACCGCGAGGGCGAAATCTGCGTGCGCGGCCCCAACGTGACGCGCGGCTACCACGGCAACCGGCAGGCGACAAAAGAAATGCTCACCGCGGACGGCTGGTTCAAAACCGGCGACATCGGCCTGCTGGACGGCGAGGGTTTCCTTTTCATCCGCGACCGCAAGAAGGACATGATAATAGTCAAAGGCCTAAAGGTCTACCCCGCGCAGGTGGAGGCCGTGGCGCACGAGCATCCCGCCGTGGCGGAGGCCGCCGTAATCGGCGTGCCGGACGAGTACGGCGAGGAGCTTATCAAGTGCTTTGTCACCATAAAGCCCGGCGCGCCGGCGGACAAGCACGACATACTGAAATTCCTGCGCTCCCGGCTGGACCCCTACAAACGCCCGCGCGACGTGGAAATTCTGGAAGCCATGCCAAAAAACACGCTTAACAAAATCCTAAAGCGCGACCTGCGCCGCCGCGAGGCGGAAAAGCTGAACTCGTTCGGAGCCGCATGA
- a CDS encoding TlpA disulfide reductase family protein: MRFYRIILLAAVLAAGCSGGEAPAGRKAPDFALNSPRGASLHLQAAEAGGPVLVVFWSVYCGACRYMVPLLNALQDKYGGKGLSVIAVSIADPAADVAEYGSRNGLKYPLALDGDGAVARLYGVRGTPTSILVDKDGTIRKTWVGYSPAMDSELDTILPAMMK, translated from the coding sequence ATGCGCTTTTATAGGATAATTCTTCTGGCCGCAGTTCTGGCGGCGGGCTGCTCCGGCGGGGAAGCGCCGGCAGGCAGGAAGGCGCCGGATTTCGCGCTGAACTCGCCACGCGGCGCAAGCCTGCATCTCCAGGCGGCGGAGGCGGGCGGGCCGGTGCTGGTGGTGTTCTGGTCTGTGTATTGCGGCGCGTGCAGGTACATGGTGCCGCTGCTTAACGCCCTGCAGGACAAATACGGCGGGAAGGGGCTTTCCGTAATAGCTGTCAGCATAGCCGATCCCGCGGCGGACGTGGCGGAATACGGCTCGCGCAACGGGCTGAAATACCCGCTGGCGCTGGACGGGGACGGCGCGGTTGCGCGGCTCTACGGCGTGAGGGGAACACCCACGTCTATTCTGGTGGACAAAGACGGAACAATTCGGAAAACCTGGGTGGGATACTCCCCCGCCATGGATTCGGAGCTTGACACAATCCTGCCCGCGATGATGAAGTGA
- a CDS encoding HD domain-containing protein → MKPEAAISGLGGCWLVGGAVRDAEMGRVSPDIDIAVPAGRARKAAQSLAKSLCGSCFPLDEETGVYRVAGRKPYPLQIDVSDFQGADIEADLRRRDFTINAAAYPARAPFSLAPAEGGIRITGLDPAAVLDPLGARADIKKRLVNATGPDILKDDPLRLLRAFRAAAELDFSIAPKTVAMIKREHKLVSRSAGERIRDELLRLLAAKGAKKRLEQMDKAGLLAAVFPELEAQRKCAVVYYGKGGVLRHTLAVVDRAEYLLENAGAVFPEFRLPADAALLKLTALLHDIAKPATAKMIGGRLRFFLHEEKGARIAEEVLRRLKFSNAHTRLVCAAISGHLRPGHLASNAEITDRAVYRFFRDSGEAALTLLMLCWADYAAYLSYPALEKLLPQSSQTPPPLARKMPRTGPRKTLRHLQLVYHMLRLYFTQPQKIAPQKIIDGNTVMKTLGIGPGRAVGRALEELSLAQVDGKVKTIKDALEFIKKLNPAELLPPV, encoded by the coding sequence ATGAAACCGGAAGCCGCAATCTCCGGGCTGGGCGGCTGCTGGCTGGTGGGCGGCGCGGTGCGCGACGCGGAGATGGGGCGCGTCTCGCCGGATATAGATATCGCCGTTCCCGCGGGGCGCGCGCGCAAAGCGGCGCAGTCGCTGGCGAAATCGCTTTGCGGAAGCTGTTTTCCGCTGGACGAGGAAACCGGCGTCTACCGCGTGGCCGGGCGCAAGCCGTACCCGCTGCAAATAGACGTGTCGGATTTCCAGGGCGCCGATATAGAGGCCGACCTGCGCCGCCGGGATTTCACAATCAACGCCGCCGCGTATCCGGCCCGCGCGCCGTTTTCGCTGGCCCCGGCGGAAGGCGGCATACGGATAACCGGCCTTGACCCCGCCGCCGTGCTGGACCCGCTGGGCGCGCGGGCCGATATAAAAAAACGGCTTGTAAACGCGACCGGCCCGGATATTTTAAAAGACGACCCCCTCAGGCTGCTGCGCGCCTTCCGCGCGGCGGCGGAACTGGATTTTTCAATAGCCCCGAAAACGGTTGCCATGATAAAGCGGGAGCATAAACTAGTCTCCCGCTCCGCCGGAGAGCGGATACGGGACGAACTGTTGCGGCTGCTGGCGGCCAAAGGCGCAAAAAAACGGCTGGAGCAGATGGACAAGGCCGGCCTGCTGGCGGCGGTTTTCCCGGAACTGGAAGCCCAGCGCAAATGCGCCGTCGTTTATTACGGCAAAGGCGGCGTCCTCAGGCACACTCTGGCTGTTGTTGACCGCGCGGAATACCTGCTGGAGAACGCGGGCGCGGTTTTCCCGGAATTCCGGCTCCCCGCCGACGCCGCGCTTCTCAAGCTAACCGCCCTGCTGCACGACATAGCCAAGCCCGCCACCGCAAAAATGATAGGCGGCAGGCTCCGGTTTTTCCTGCACGAGGAAAAAGGCGCCCGCATAGCCGAAGAGGTTTTGCGCCGTCTTAAATTCAGCAACGCGCATACCCGGCTTGTCTGCGCCGCCATATCCGGGCATTTACGGCCCGGGCATCTGGCCTCCAACGCGGAAATAACAGACCGCGCGGTCTACCGCTTCTTCCGCGATTCGGGGGAGGCGGCCCTGACGCTGCTGATGTTGTGCTGGGCGGATTATGCGGCCTATCTGTCTTACCCCGCGCTGGAAAAGCTGCTGCCGCAGTCGTCGCAAACGCCGCCGCCGCTGGCGCGCAAAATGCCGCGCACCGGCCCGCGCAAAACCCTGCGGCATTTGCAGCTTGTCTATCACATGCTGCGGCTCTATTTCACCCAGCCGCAGAAAATAGCGCCGCAGAAAATCATAGACGGCAATACGGTTATGAAGACGCTGGGCATAGGCCCCGGCAGGGCGGTGGGCCGCGCGCTGGAGGAGTTAAGCCTCGCCCAGGTGGACGGCAAGGTCAAAACCATAAAAGACGCGCTGGAATTCATCAAAAAACTAAATCCCGCGGAGCTATTGCCTCCTGTATGA
- a CDS encoding HAMP domain-containing sensor histidine kinase translates to MGPRTARIRLSAFAEYFYGKSYRPQKRGLSSVHQTIFVLFLLLAAIVWRDSDLLVYPQAAYVFAAFLVSNIATNYILTKYRLYYWMVDAMVVWNCVCITGLVRYSGGLHSYLWVLYLLPIFTAAILMSVRQLAMTVFLAAAGAASFYSGSFSTWDSDVAFELASKIALMFLGAFLMHSLASERDRAEHALDSEREKLDQLSYEVAQQNLETVKNMDMVEMGRRASGVVHDLGTPVTVILGSARLLLAQEETPSKADIRRILDAAVLCRDILSSAMHVAKGEEYKFESLDLGEPLESAIAIAEPILSASNTEFVRVLDARSARVRGSRIHLQRLFLNLLMNSKNVLKNGGSVKVSSSCQPDKHIAEVVFDDSGPGFPAQLLAEGPKPFVTGRAASGGTGLGLVVCKEIAERHGGSLALSNRLLGGARVTVRLPLAAACAQPAENQPRQDSSKISAPSPNL, encoded by the coding sequence ATGGGACCGCGCACCGCCAGAATCAGGCTTTCAGCTTTTGCGGAATACTTCTACGGCAAATCTTACCGCCCGCAGAAGCGCGGGCTTTCCAGCGTTCATCAGACGATATTCGTGTTGTTTCTGCTGCTTGCCGCCATTGTCTGGCGGGACAGCGACCTGCTCGTCTATCCGCAGGCGGCGTATGTGTTTGCGGCTTTTCTGGTGTCCAATATCGCCACCAATTACATCCTCACCAAATACCGGCTCTACTACTGGATGGTGGACGCGATGGTTGTGTGGAACTGCGTCTGCATAACCGGGCTGGTGCGCTATTCCGGCGGGCTGCATTCCTACCTGTGGGTGCTGTATCTGCTGCCTATTTTCACGGCGGCGATACTGATGTCCGTCAGGCAGCTGGCGATGACGGTTTTCCTGGCCGCGGCGGGCGCGGCGTCTTTCTACTCCGGCTCTTTCAGCACCTGGGATTCAGATGTGGCGTTTGAGCTGGCCAGCAAAATCGCACTGATGTTTTTGGGCGCTTTCCTGATGCACAGCCTGGCCTCGGAGCGCGACAGGGCCGAACATGCCCTGGATTCGGAGCGCGAGAAGCTGGACCAGCTTTCCTACGAGGTAGCCCAGCAGAATCTGGAAACCGTGAAAAACATGGACATGGTGGAGATGGGCAGGCGCGCCTCCGGCGTGGTGCACGACCTGGGAACGCCGGTTACGGTCATTCTGGGCAGCGCGCGGCTGCTGCTTGCCCAGGAGGAAACCCCCTCAAAAGCGGACATAAGACGCATACTGGACGCCGCCGTCCTTTGCCGCGACATACTCTCCAGCGCCATGCATGTGGCCAAAGGGGAGGAATACAAGTTTGAAAGTCTTGACCTGGGCGAGCCGCTGGAATCCGCCATCGCGATAGCGGAGCCGATACTGTCGGCCTCCAATACGGAGTTTGTCCGCGTCCTGGACGCGCGTTCCGCGCGGGTGCGCGGCAGCAGGATACATTTGCAGCGGCTGTTCCTGAACCTGCTGATGAATTCAAAAAACGTTCTCAAAAACGGCGGCAGCGTGAAGGTTTCCTCCTCCTGCCAGCCGGATAAGCATATCGCGGAAGTGGTTTTTGACGACAGCGGCCCCGGTTTTCCCGCCCAGTTGCTGGCCGAGGGGCCCAAACCGTTTGTTACCGGCAGGGCCGCCTCCGGCGGCACGGGGCTGGGGCTTGTGGTCTGCAAGGAGATAGCGGAGAGGCATGGCGGCTCGCTTGCCCTGTCAAACCGGCTGCTGGGCGGCGCGCGGGTTACGGTGCGGCTGCCGCTTGCGGCGGCGTGCGCTCAGCCCGCGGAGAACCAGCCGCGCCAGGACAGCAGCAAAATCAGCGCGCCCAGCCCCAATCTGTAA
- the trxA gene encoding thioredoxin, with protein MSEVQFTDANFQEEVIKSAIPVMADFWAPWCGPCRMLAPVVGELAAEYAGKIKIGKVNTDENPNIASSYRITAIPTVMLFKDGKVAAQLVGLQSKAELKKQLDALL; from the coding sequence ATGAGCGAAGTTCAGTTCACCGACGCCAATTTTCAGGAAGAGGTTATAAAAAGCGCCATACCGGTCATGGCGGATTTCTGGGCGCCCTGGTGCGGCCCCTGCCGGATGCTGGCCCCCGTGGTGGGCGAGCTGGCCGCGGAATACGCCGGCAAAATCAAAATCGGCAAGGTCAACACCGACGAGAATCCCAATATCGCCTCCTCCTACCGCATAACCGCCATTCCCACCGTGATGCTGTTCAAGGACGGCAAGGTGGCCGCGCAGCTTGTGGGGCTGCAATCCAAGGCCGAGCTGAAAAAGCAGCTTGATGCGCTTTTATAG
- a CDS encoding undecaprenyl-diphosphate phosphatase: MIKAVVLGLVQGFGEFLPISSSAHLALVPDIFHWQYQGLAYDVMLHLGTLIALLIYFRKDWAVIISRGLQAPRSPEGGTLWLLAAGTVPAAIAGLLLEKKAEMAFRAPWLIAVMLMIFAVILYLADRRASEGGKSALSLKTALVIGSAQALALAPGVSRSGITITAALLLGFSRAEAARISFLFSVPVLAGAAVLQLRHITPAMLDGAFAAAFAASLAGGWLAVSFLMGFLRRHSLRPFVYYRLGLGALILLLSWRGWFSAG, encoded by the coding sequence ATGATAAAAGCCGTCGTGCTGGGGCTGGTGCAGGGGTTCGGGGAATTCCTGCCCATATCAAGTTCGGCCCATCTGGCGCTTGTGCCGGATATTTTCCACTGGCAGTATCAGGGACTCGCCTACGACGTGATGCTGCATCTGGGCACTCTGATAGCGCTGCTTATATATTTCCGCAAGGACTGGGCCGTGATAATATCGCGCGGCCTGCAAGCCCCGCGCTCGCCCGAAGGCGGGACGCTGTGGCTGCTGGCGGCGGGAACCGTTCCCGCCGCGATAGCCGGGCTGCTGCTGGAAAAAAAGGCCGAAATGGCGTTCCGCGCGCCCTGGCTTATCGCCGTCATGCTGATGATATTTGCGGTTATCCTATACCTGGCGGACAGGAGGGCATCGGAGGGCGGCAAATCCGCTCTTTCGCTTAAAACCGCGCTTGTCATCGGCTCGGCGCAGGCGCTGGCGCTGGCGCCGGGAGTTTCTCGCTCCGGCATTACCATAACGGCGGCGTTGCTGCTGGGGTTTTCGCGCGCCGAGGCGGCGCGGATTTCATTTTTGTTCTCGGTTCCGGTGCTGGCCGGGGCGGCGGTTCTGCAGTTGCGGCACATCACGCCCGCGATGCTGGACGGCGCCTTCGCGGCGGCGTTTGCCGCCTCGCTTGCAGGCGGCTGGCTGGCGGTCAGTTTTCTGATGGGGTTTCTGCGCAGGCACAGCCTGAGGCCGTTTGTGTATTACAGATTGGGGCTGGGCGCGCTGATTTTGCTGCTGTCCTGGCGCGGCTGGTTCTCCGCGGGCTGA
- the mtnP gene encoding S-methyl-5'-thioadenosine phosphorylase yields the protein MKKNAAKVAVIGGSGLYGMEGLSRARAVKVKTPFGSPSDEIVLGDIGGVSVAFLPRHARGHKLLPSEIPQRANIWALKSLGVESVIGVSAVGSLKEKLKPRHFVFPDQLVDRTSGRVSTFFGDGMVAHISFAEPFCNCLSRLLYAKARALGIPSHSGGTLVCMEGPQFSTRAESGYHRKMGYSVIGMTSATEAKLAREAQLCYACVSLVTDYDAWKTGEEVSGDMVVQTMLHNVAAVKRLIAAAVPAMATAAPGCRCRHALKDAVFTDRRLVPARVLARLKMLGI from the coding sequence ATGAAAAAAAACGCCGCCAAAGTCGCCGTCATAGGCGGCAGCGGGCTTTACGGGATGGAGGGCCTTTCCCGCGCGCGCGCGGTGAAAGTGAAGACTCCTTTCGGCTCCCCGTCCGACGAGATAGTGCTTGGCGATATCGGCGGCGTTTCCGTCGCCTTCCTGCCCCGGCACGCGCGCGGGCACAAGCTGCTGCCGTCCGAAATCCCGCAGCGCGCAAATATCTGGGCGCTTAAATCGCTGGGCGTGGAATCGGTAATCGGCGTGAGCGCCGTGGGCTCGCTTAAGGAAAAACTCAAGCCCCGCCATTTCGTGTTCCCGGACCAGTTGGTGGACCGCACCAGTGGCCGCGTCTCCACCTTCTTCGGGGACGGGATGGTGGCGCATATCTCTTTTGCCGAGCCGTTCTGCAACTGCCTTTCCCGGCTGCTTTACGCAAAGGCGCGCGCGCTTGGCATACCGTCCCATTCCGGCGGGACGCTGGTGTGCATGGAGGGGCCGCAGTTTTCCACCAGGGCCGAATCCGGGTATCACCGCAAAATGGGCTATTCCGTGATAGGCATGACCTCCGCTACCGAGGCGAAACTGGCGCGCGAGGCACAGTTGTGCTATGCCTGCGTCTCGCTGGTTACCGATTATGATGCGTGGAAAACCGGCGAGGAGGTCAGCGGAGACATGGTGGTGCAGACGATGCTCCATAACGTCGCCGCGGTGAAGCGGCTGATAGCCGCCGCCGTTCCGGCCATGGCCACCGCCGCTCCGGGCTGCCGTTGCCGCCATGCGCTCAAAGACGCCGTGTTTACCGACCGGCGGCTTGTTCCGGCCCGCGTTCTGGCGCGGCTGAAAATGCTGGGGATATGA
- a CDS encoding 3-hydroxyacyl-CoA dehydrogenase family protein has translation MPLEAAAIIGSGSEAVSLARILALKGVQVRVFDVFKNDLRIALARIEWTLRRDGRPELIAGIEPVQEPDKLAGADIVIETAGVQAGDRADFLAKAAQSAGENCVFAVRCGAEPVTPFVAGLPAPGRFAGLRIHPPSGGGRLAEVARLETTGDAALKTCRELATSLEASCVIAHDLPGVIVERLRRPFILAALALLESGKGFARDIDEAVRRGGGLPQGPFEMADDIGLDVDVLAGETIHRLLGAPQRLAPSALESRLAQHGHLGKRSTAGFYLYDYGEIIGENPALADLTPYLGISPARPEDVFASVMEKVCAEAKLLASESMVSEFDMETAVKTAFGWPKGPLDFARELEAKPASRPPKQDQWGDAL, from the coding sequence ATGCCGCTTGAAGCCGCCGCTATAATAGGTTCCGGCAGCGAGGCCGTCTCGCTGGCGCGGATACTGGCGCTAAAAGGCGTTCAGGTCCGTGTTTTTGACGTGTTCAAAAACGATCTGCGAATTGCGCTGGCGCGCATTGAATGGACGCTGCGGCGCGACGGCAGGCCGGAGCTGATTGCCGGCATAGAGCCGGTGCAGGAGCCGGACAAGCTCGCCGGCGCGGATATCGTGATAGAAACTGCCGGCGTGCAGGCCGGCGACCGGGCCGATTTCCTGGCCAAAGCCGCCCAGTCCGCCGGCGAGAACTGCGTTTTCGCCGTCAGATGCGGGGCGGAGCCTGTAACCCCCTTTGTAGCCGGGCTGCCCGCGCCGGGGCGGTTTGCCGGGCTGCGGATTCATCCGCCTTCCGGCGGCGGCAGGCTGGCGGAGGTCGCCCGCCTTGAAACCACGGGCGACGCCGCGCTTAAAACCTGCCGCGAGCTGGCCACCTCGCTGGAAGCCTCCTGCGTTATCGCCCATGATTTGCCCGGAGTGATAGTGGAGCGGCTGCGCCGCCCTTTCATTCTGGCGGCGCTGGCGCTGCTGGAGAGCGGCAAGGGTTTTGCGCGCGATATAGACGAGGCGGTGCGCAGGGGCGGCGGGCTGCCGCAGGGGCCTTTTGAGATGGCCGACGATATCGGCCTGGACGTGGACGTGCTGGCGGGCGAGACTATTCACCGCCTTCTGGGCGCGCCGCAGCGGCTGGCGCCGTCGGCGCTGGAAAGCCGGCTGGCCCAGCACGGGCATCTGGGCAAACGCTCCACCGCGGGGTTCTATCTCTACGACTACGGTGAAATCATCGGCGAAAACCCAGCCCTTGCCGACCTTACCCCGTATCTGGGGATAAGCCCGGCCCGGCCCGAAGACGTGTTCGCCTCGGTGATGGAAAAGGTGTGCGCGGAGGCGAAGCTGCTGGCCTCTGAATCCATGGTGTCCGAGTTTGACATGGAAACCGCTGTCAAAACCGCTTTCGGCTGGCCCAAGGGCCCGCTGGATTTCGCGCGCGAACTGGAGGCCAAACCCGCCAGCCGGCCCCCGAAGCAGGACCAGTGGGGCGATGCGCTATGA